The Flavobacterium sp. N2270 genome contains the following window.
GGTGGAAGAGCTCGACAACTTAAAAAAGAGGGATTCACCTTTGACATAGGTCCAACATGGTATTGGATGCCAGATGTTTTTGAACATTTTTTTAACGACTTTGATAAAAAACCTTCAGATTATTATGAATTATTAAAACTTTCTCCAGCATACCAAGTTTATTTTGGAATTAATGAATTCATAACAATTTCAGATAACTTAGAATCCATTATAGCAACTTTTGAAAAAGAAGAAAAAGGAAGTGGAAATGAATTAAGAAAGTTCATGAGCGAAGCGCAAAGCAATTATAAAATTGCTATTGAAGAACTTGTGTATAGACCCGGAGAATCAATATTTGAGTTAATTACTTTAGAAACAGCAAAAAAAGCATATTTATTTTTTAGTACTATCTCTAAAGATATAAGAAAACGATTTAAAAATGAAAAGTTAGTAAAAATTCTAGAATTTCCTGTGCTATTCTTAGGAGCAAAACCAAGCGATACACCTTCATTTTACAACTTTATGAATTTTGCCGATTTTGGATTAGGAACTTGGCACCCTAAAAACGGAATGTATTCGGTTATTCTAGCTATGGAAAAACTAGCTAAAGAATTTGGGGTTCAAATTCAAACGAATTCAAATATTGAAAAAATAATAACCGAAAATGGAACTGCAACAGGAATCATTTGTAACGGTGAATATATTAAAAGTGATATTGTTTTAAGTGGTGCTGATTATCATCATTCTGAAACTTTATTAAATAAAAAAGACAGACAGTATTCAGAAAAATATTGGGAATCAAAAGTATTTGCTCCATCATCATTATTATTTTATGTTGGCTTTGATAAAAAAATTAAAAACGTAGAACATCATAGTTTATTCTTTGACACATCATTTGATAATCATGCAGAAGAAATTTATGACAATCCACAATGGCCTAAAGAACCTTTATTTTATGCAAGTTTTCCTTCAAAAACCGACAATAAAGCAGCTCCAGAAGACAAAGAAGCTGGAATATTTTTAATTCCATTAGCACCAGGAATTGAAGATACTATAGAAATAAGAGAAAAATATTTTAATATTATTATTGATCGATTTGAAAAATTAACTACTCAAAGTGTAAAAAATAATATTATATTTAAAGAGTCCTTTTGTGTAAATGATTTTGTAAAAGACTATAATTCTTATAAAGGAAATGCTTACGGAATGGCAAACACTCTATTACAAACTGCATTTTTAAGACCTAAATTAAAAAGTAAAAAAGTAAAAAACTTATATTTTACAGGTCAATTAACAGTCCCTGGACCAGGAGTTCCACCATCTTTGATATCAGGAAAATTAGTAGCAGAATTAATCAAAAAATACAATTAATTATGAAAGCATTATTTGATCAAGTTTCGAACGAATGTAGTATAAACGTTACTAAAATGTACAGCACCTCTTTTTCATCAGCTGTAAAAATGCTTGCACCAAGTATTCGTCAAGATATATACAATATTTACGGTTTTGTTCGCTTTGCCGATGAAATTGTAGATAGCTTTCATGATTATGATAAGGAATTTTTATTTGACAGATTTCAAAAAGATTTAAATTTTGCTTTGGAACAAAAAATAAGCTTAAACCCAATTTTAAATGCATTTCAATATACTGTAAATAAATATAAAATTCCTAAAAGTTTGATTACTGCTTTTATGAAAAGCATGAAAATGGATCTTTATAAGAGTGAATATCATACCACAGATGAATATAATGAATATATTTATGGTTCAGCAGATGTTGTAGGTTTAATGTGTTTGCAAGTTTTTGTAAAAGGTGATACAAAAAAATACAACGAACTTAAAGATAGTGCAATGCGCTTAGGTTCTGCTTTTCAAAAAGTAAATTTCTTAAGAGATTTAAAAGCCGATTTTGAAGAACTAAATCGAACTTATTTTCCTAATACCGATTTATCTCAATTAGATGAAAAATCAAAACAAGAAATAATTAAAGATATTGAGAGTGATTTTGAAGCAGCTTTCGTTGGAATAAAAAACTTGCCTATTGAAGCACGTTTTGGAGTTTACACAGCTTACCGTTACTATAAAAAATTATTAATAAAATTAAAGAAAACGCCTTCAACAGAAATTAAAAATACTAGAATTAGAGTTTCAGATTATCAAAAAGCTAGCTTATTTGCTCAATGTTATTTTAATTTTAAACTAAACATTTTATAATTATGTGGATTCATTTATTAGTTTTTATACTTACCTTTTCCATGATGGAATTTATGGCTTGGTTTACTCATAAATATGTTATGCATGGTTTTTTATGGAGTTTACATGCTGATCATCATAAAAAAGATCACGATTCTTGGTTTGAACGAAATGATTTGTTTTTTATTTTTTATGCAATTGTAAGCATTGGTTTTTTCTTATTATGGAAAAATAACATTCTTGAGATTGGCTTAGCAATTGGTCTTGGTATTTTTGCTTATGGATTAGCCTACTTTTTTGTTCATGATATTTTTATTCATCAACGCTTCAAATTATTTAGAAATGCTAATAGTAGATATGCTAAAGCAGTAAGAAGAGCGCATAAAATGCATCATAAACATACAGGAAAAGAACATGGCGAATGTTTTGGAATGCTTTTATTCCCATTAAAATATTTAAAAAAATAAAAAAGGCTCAAAATTTAATTTGAGCCTTTTTTATTTTCAATAACTAACTTATTTTAAAATTCCTTCTAATGGTTTAAGTTGATCTAAATCTACTTTTGATTTACGCATAATCTCAAACAAAGTCATAACATCATTTGGATTCATATTATCTCCTAAGATTCGGACTAGTGCAAAACCCGATGTTGCGTTATTTACATATACTACAAATTCGTCAATATCATCATCTTCGCCAATAAAATAAATTGCAGCGCCTTGTTTAGAAGAGCCAAACCTCATTAATTGTTGGTATTCTTCTCCTTTTAAAATTGACTTTACTTTAGTAACCTCATCATTAAGTTTTACTTCATTTATTGAATCTTTTTTAAAAGCAATAATATTCATTTTATCAAAAGTTTCTAAAGCTTTCTCTTCAGATTCACTTAAAGACATTTCATCTACTTTTAAAATACTTGGAGAAACATCTAAAGCAATAAAATCTTTATTTTCAGTATTTTCAACAAAGTACTTTTGTAAAGTTGGTTTGTTTGAACAACTTAAAGCTAAAAAAGAAACTATTGTAATTACAATTATTTTCATTTTTTTACTTTTTTGATGCTTTTTTAAGCTCGTTTCCACCTGGTAAATTCATTTTTTCTGTTAACGCAGAGATTTCATCCAAATTAAAATTTCCGGTTAATGAAAGTACAACTGCTTGTTTATCTTTAGACATTGGATCTTCGATAAACATTAATAATTCTTTTACAATATTTTCTGAAGCACCCGATTTTACATAAATATTTACTTTTCTACCATCTTCGCTAACACGCATTAATTCTTCTAACGGATTTGTTTTTAAATAACTCGCAACCGTACTTTTCATCTCAGCAGAAACTTTAGCACTAGATGACATAAATACTTTTAAGTTATCTAATTTTTTTAGCAAATTCATGTATTGTTGAGCTTCTTTATCTTTTGTATCTACTTTTACTTTACTCATTAATTCAAACATTTTCGAATTAACAATTACCGAAGCTACACCTTCTTTGTCTTCAAATTTATCGAAGGCATTTTGTGCAAATCCTATACTTGTAAATGCAAATAAAACGATACTTAATACTAACTTTTTCATCTTTTTTTTATTTAAAAATTGTTTTTTTTGATTGATTGTACTCATTTAGTAATGCAACACTTTCTACTCCATGATTTACATTTTCTGAAAGCATTTCTAGTGCTTTTTGTGTTTCAATAAATGCAACTTCTGGATCATCATATGTTCCTAAATCTTCATTAGAATTATTAGAATTCATATAAAAAAATGCTGTTCCAAAAAGAACTACAAAACTTGCAGCAACTCCAATCCATTTTACGACGTTTCGTTTTCTAGGTTGTAATGGAAGTGTTTTTGTAAATTGTACTTCTTCTTGATTTTTAAAATAACCAAACATTTCTTTATAAGGTTGCAAATGTGATGCCACATTATTTGAAGAGAAATATTTTTTTAAATCTTTTTCTTCGGCAATGCTTGTATTTCCTTCTAAATACTTATTTAGTAATTGTTCTATTTGGGCTAATTCCATAATTATGTTTTTCAACTAATTTTTCTTTTATCATTTTTCTAGCTCTTGATAAAGCTACTCTTACTGCGGTTTCATTCATTTCTAATGCTTCTGCAATTTCATTAAACTCATATTCTTCTACATCTCGCATTTGCACTATTAATCGTTGTTGTTCTGGTAAATCATTCATTATTTTTTCTACCCAGTTCCAACTGTCTTTATCTTCTACTTGTTTATCAATTCCTGCTTGACTATCAGAATAATTACTGTGAACCAACTTTAAATTACTTGCTCGTTTCGACTTTAATTGATCTAAACAATAATTTTTGGTCATAGTTACAGCAAGTGCTTCAACACTGTTGTATTTATTTAAGCCTTCTTTTTTATTCCATAACCGTATAAGAACTTCTTGCGTAGCATCTTCTGCTTCTTCTGAACTCACTAATAAACGCTTAGCAATTCTAAAAACTTTATCTTTAAATGGAGATATAATATTTAAGAACTCCTGTTGTTGCATTTAATTATAAGTTGGTTTATAAGGTAGACGAATGTGTTTTCATTTTGTTACAAACAAAAAAAAAGAGATTTTAGTAAATGTACTAAAACCTCTTTTAAAATAGTAATTATTATTTTTCTTAAAACTGAAAATTCAATCCTAATTTGTAGTTTCTTCCTTTTGTAGCATAACCTATATTTTCCTGAAACTCTTCATTTAAAATATTATTAACTGCTCCAAACAATGACAATCTGTTTTTAATTACGCTTAATCTAAAGTTTGCATTTACCAATTGGTAAGCAGCTAACGATACATTTTCATTAGCCCAAAGTGTACTATTGTAAAAAGCATCATTACGTTTATCTACAAATTGATATTGTAATCCAAATGAAGCTCTTTCGCTAAACATATAATCAACTCCTGCATTTGCTTTATGTTTGGCAATTAATCGGCTTAAAGGTTGTTCTACTTCAGTGAAAGTATAATTTGCATTAGCCGTTAATTTATCATTGAAATTATATTTAACCGAAGTTTCAACTCCTTTAGCATTATAAGTTCCGTCAATATTGATATAATTAGATGTCCAAGTGATTGGGTCAGTATAAAAACCTACCGAATTCGTTTCTTCTCTATAAAATCCGACAGCGTTAACCATTAATCTTTTTGAGAATAAATTGGTCTCAAAACCTAATTCAGCAGTTGCATTTTCTTCAGGTTTTAAATCTAAATTTCCATAGACAGAATATAATTGATATAAACTTGGTGTTATATATCCAGCACTTATAGATGAAAGTATTTTTAAAGGAATGTTTTTAAAGTTGTAACTTGGATTTATGTTTAACATATAATATGTTTCATATTCACTATGAATATTTAATCTTAAACCAGCATTAACATTTAATCCAAAGTTTGAATTATAAACAACCGTTACATAAGGATCAATAATGTTAAACTTAGCTCCTTCTCTTTCAATATTTGTATAAGCATCTACTTGAGTCATATCGAAATATTGAGTTTGCACTCCGATAATTGCAAAAAACTGACTTGAAAAAGTATATTTATTAAATAAATCAGCATTTATACTTCTTGATGAATAACTATAATTATCAACAGTATTTGTCCATGAACTAAATAAATTAATCTCTCTATCAATAGTTGCAGCTGAAGCATTTAAAACCAATTCTCCTTTATTGTATTTGTATTTAGGAGAAAAACCAATTCTAAATTGTTCGCTATTTCCATTATTATAAACATCATCATTACTTACAGTTGAACCAGCATAAGAAGTATCAAAAGTATTGTTTATTTTATCATAATTCCCAAAAAAATCAAATGACAATTTATCAGTTGCTTTGAAACCAATTTTTTGTAAAACATTAACTCTCGAAAATGTATCTTCTTCATAATTCTCACCAAAAGCTTCCGAAAAACCTTTTGTTTCAGTACTACTTAACGAAGTTAAATACGTAACTTTCCCTAAGGTTCCGTTTACCGAAAAACCTTGGTTAAAATCTTGAGGTTTTGTTTTAGAATCTTCTGAAGTATTTTGTGTTCCTAAAGCAAAAAAAGCATTTCCTGAAAGTTTTGAATTACTTGATTTTTTCAAAGTAATATTAATTACTCCTGTTGCGGCACCTGAACCATACAAAGTACTTGACGCACCTTTTAAAATTTCTATACTTTCAATCATATCTACGTTTAACAAACGTAAATCGTATTCCGAATTAATATTAGAAGCATCATTTACAGGAACTCCATCAATATAAATGGCTACTTGACGGTTTCTTCCTCCTCTAATATAAATTCCTTGGTTTTTACTATTTGCCGATTGATTTCCGTTAATTTCAACACCAGCAACCTGACTTAAAACAGTTGCAACCGATTGTCCTGGCCTTTTAGCTAAATCTTCAGCTGTGATTTTTTCAATAATTTTTCCCGATTTTTCTTTGCTTTGTGCAAATTTTGTGTCGGAAACTACAACTTCATTTAACTGATTAATTTTTAAAGAATCTTGTTCTTGTGCATACGAAATTGTGGCAAAAAGCACAGTACATACACTTAATTTAATAAACTTAGTGTTCATTTTGTTTGTAAATAATTTTAATAAAATTTGGAAGAAAAGCATAGAATTATCCCATACTCAAACCTTTTTTCCCGAAAGTTTGTTACTCAGTGAATGTGGCAGGTCTCCTGGCTTGCGTCTTGTTGTTTACCTTCTCATTTGCCTTAACAAACAATGGTTTTGTAGATAACAACAAGCTTATTAGCTTACAGTTGCGGGTACAGCTTTGGTTTTACACCAAATTCCCTTTTAATGTTGTTTTGAAAAAATCAGAAACAACAACCAAAATTCGAGTGCAAAAGTACATTTATTTTAGTTGATACCAATTTTTAATTATAAATTTGAAATTATATATTTTTAGATATGAAAAAGATATTTACAATTTTCACAATTTTATTCGCTTTAAATAGCTTTTCACAAATTATAAGCGAACCACGACTTGACAGAGAAGATTTACCTCCTGTTAGGGTTGATGACGTTTCTGAAATAAGAGTAGGTAAAATAGAGGAAGATCTTGTTTTGCCTTATGCTATTTTAGAAAAAACACCTTCTTTTCCAGATTGTAAATTCACTAATGAAACTGAAAACAAAGCATGTTTCAATGAAGAGTTTCAAAAACATATTAAAAAGCACTTAAAGTATCCAAAAGAAGCAAAAAAAAATAAAATTACAGCAAGAGCAATAGTTCTTTTTGAAATAACAAAAGAAGGAAATATTAGTAATATAAGAAACAGAATTACTGCTACTAATAAAGAATATTCAGCCGATTTTGAAGCAGAAGCTTTAAGAGTTATTAATAAATTACCACAATTTATTCCCGGAGAACATAGAGGAAAAACAGTTGTTGTAAGCTATGCTATTCCAATTATTTTTAGCTTAACAGATCAATAAAATTTATTTCTTTTTATTCATTTTATAAATAAGCCATACAAACCCAACAATAAAATGCAATAAAATTATTCCAGCTATTATATATATAAAAGTATTTGAATTTCCTCTCATTTTTTTATTTCAAATTTAAAAAAACGTTCAAATACATTATGCATCATTTGTTACAAATCAATGAAATATTAAAACAAAACTAT
Protein-coding sequences here:
- a CDS encoding phytoene/squalene synthase family protein, which encodes MKALFDQVSNECSINVTKMYSTSFSSAVKMLAPSIRQDIYNIYGFVRFADEIVDSFHDYDKEFLFDRFQKDLNFALEQKISLNPILNAFQYTVNKYKIPKSLITAFMKSMKMDLYKSEYHTTDEYNEYIYGSADVVGLMCLQVFVKGDTKKYNELKDSAMRLGSAFQKVNFLRDLKADFEELNRTYFPNTDLSQLDEKSKQEIIKDIESDFEAAFVGIKNLPIEARFGVYTAYRYYKKLLIKLKKTPSTEIKNTRIRVSDYQKASLFAQCYFNFKLNIL
- a CDS encoding energy transducer TonB gives rise to the protein MKKIFTIFTILFALNSFSQIISEPRLDREDLPPVRVDDVSEIRVGKIEEDLVLPYAILEKTPSFPDCKFTNETENKACFNEEFQKHIKKHLKYPKEAKKNKITARAIVLFEITKEGNISNIRNRITATNKEYSADFEAEALRVINKLPQFIPGEHRGKTVVVSYAIPIIFSLTDQ
- a CDS encoding sterol desaturase family protein; the protein is MWIHLLVFILTFSMMEFMAWFTHKYVMHGFLWSLHADHHKKDHDSWFERNDLFFIFYAIVSIGFFLLWKNNILEIGLAIGLGIFAYGLAYFFVHDIFIHQRFKLFRNANSRYAKAVRRAHKMHHKHTGKEHGECFGMLLFPLKYLKK
- a CDS encoding DUF4252 domain-containing protein, whose product is MKKLVLSIVLFAFTSIGFAQNAFDKFEDKEGVASVIVNSKMFELMSKVKVDTKDKEAQQYMNLLKKLDNLKVFMSSSAKVSAEMKSTVASYLKTNPLEELMRVSEDGRKVNIYVKSGASENIVKELLMFIEDPMSKDKQAVVLSLTGNFNLDEISALTEKMNLPGGNELKKASKK
- a CDS encoding DUF4252 domain-containing protein, with product MKIIVITIVSFLALSCSNKPTLQKYFVENTENKDFIALDVSPSILKVDEMSLSESEEKALETFDKMNIIAFKKDSINEVKLNDEVTKVKSILKGEEYQQLMRFGSSKQGAAIYFIGEDDDIDEFVVYVNNATSGFALVRILGDNMNPNDVMTLFEIMRKSKVDLDQLKPLEGILK
- a CDS encoding TonB-dependent receptor plug domain-containing protein — protein: MNTKFIKLSVCTVLFATISYAQEQDSLKINQLNEVVVSDTKFAQSKEKSGKIIEKITAEDLAKRPGQSVATVLSQVAGVEINGNQSANSKNQGIYIRGGRNRQVAIYIDGVPVNDASNINSEYDLRLLNVDMIESIEILKGASSTLYGSGAATGVINITLKKSSNSKLSGNAFFALGTQNTSEDSKTKPQDFNQGFSVNGTLGKVTYLTSLSSTETKGFSEAFGENYEEDTFSRVNVLQKIGFKATDKLSFDFFGNYDKINNTFDTSYAGSTVSNDDVYNNGNSEQFRIGFSPKYKYNKGELVLNASAATIDREINLFSSWTNTVDNYSYSSRSINADLFNKYTFSSQFFAIIGVQTQYFDMTQVDAYTNIEREGAKFNIIDPYVTVVYNSNFGLNVNAGLRLNIHSEYETYYMLNINPSYNFKNIPLKILSSISAGYITPSLYQLYSVYGNLDLKPEENATAELGFETNLFSKRLMVNAVGFYREETNSVGFYTDPITWTSNYINIDGTYNAKGVETSVKYNFNDKLTANANYTFTEVEQPLSRLIAKHKANAGVDYMFSERASFGLQYQFVDKRNDAFYNSTLWANENVSLAAYQLVNANFRLSVIKNRLSLFGAVNNILNEEFQENIGYATKGRNYKLGLNFQF
- a CDS encoding RNA polymerase sigma factor; this encodes MQQQEFLNIISPFKDKVFRIAKRLLVSSEEAEDATQEVLIRLWNKKEGLNKYNSVEALAVTMTKNYCLDQLKSKRASNLKLVHSNYSDSQAGIDKQVEDKDSWNWVEKIMNDLPEQQRLIVQMRDVEEYEFNEIAEALEMNETAVRVALSRARKMIKEKLVEKHNYGISPNRTITK
- a CDS encoding phytoene desaturase family protein; the protein is MNKNISIIGSGFSALSAACYLAKDGNTVTVYEKNNTIGGRARQLKKEGFTFDIGPTWYWMPDVFEHFFNDFDKKPSDYYELLKLSPAYQVYFGINEFITISDNLESIIATFEKEEKGSGNELRKFMSEAQSNYKIAIEELVYRPGESIFELITLETAKKAYLFFSTISKDIRKRFKNEKLVKILEFPVLFLGAKPSDTPSFYNFMNFADFGLGTWHPKNGMYSVILAMEKLAKEFGVQIQTNSNIEKIITENGTATGIICNGEYIKSDIVLSGADYHHSETLLNKKDRQYSEKYWESKVFAPSSLLFYVGFDKKIKNVEHHSLFFDTSFDNHAEEIYDNPQWPKEPLFYASFPSKTDNKAAPEDKEAGIFLIPLAPGIEDTIEIREKYFNIIIDRFEKLTTQSVKNNIIFKESFCVNDFVKDYNSYKGNAYGMANTLLQTAFLRPKLKSKKVKNLYFTGQLTVPGPGVPPSLISGKLVAELIKKYN